A region from the Vibrio navarrensis genome encodes:
- a CDS encoding co-chaperone GroES, with protein MNIRPLHDRVIVERQQVESKSAGGIVLTGSAAEKSTRGVVLAVGKGRILENGSVQPLDVKVGDTVIFAESYGTKTEKIDGKEVLIMSENDIMAIVE; from the coding sequence ATGAATATTCGTCCGTTACATGATCGAGTTATCGTAGAACGCCAACAAGTTGAATCTAAGTCAGCTGGTGGCATCGTTTTAACTGGTTCTGCTGCAGAGAAGTCAACTCGCGGCGTCGTTCTGGCTGTTGGCAAAGGCCGCATCCTTGAAAACGGCTCTGTGCAGCCGCTGGACGTAAAAGTTGGTGACACCGTGATTTTCGCCGAAAGCTATGGCACCAAAACGGAAAAGATCGACGGTAAAGAAGTTCTGATCATGTCTGAGAACGACATCATGGCAATCGTTGAGTAA
- the groL gene encoding chaperonin GroEL (60 kDa chaperone family; promotes refolding of misfolded polypeptides especially under stressful conditions; forms two stacked rings of heptamers to form a barrel-shaped 14mer; ends can be capped by GroES; misfolded proteins enter the barrel where they are refolded when GroES binds), with amino-acid sequence MAAKDVKFGNDARVKMLEGVNILADAVKVTLGPKGRNVVLDKSFGAPTITKDGVSVAREIELEDKFQNMGAQMVKQVASQANDVAGDGTTTATVLAQSIVNEGLKAVAAGMNPMDLKRGIDKAVAAAVIELKALSKDCSTSTEIEQVGTISANSDSSVGKIIAEAMEKVGRDGVITVEEGQALQDELDVVEGMQFDRGYLSPYFINNQEAGSVELESPFILLVDKKISNIRELLPALEAVAKASRPLLIIAEDVEGEALATLVVNNMRGIVKVAAVKAPGFGDRRKAMLQDIAILTGGTVISEEVGLELEKATLEDLGQAKRVSITKENTTIIDGMGEEAMIQGRVVQIRQQIEEATSDYDKEKLQERVAKLAGGVAVIKVGAATEVEMKEKKDRVEDALHATRAAVEEGVVAGGGVALIRVASKLVDLKGDNEEQNVGIRVALRAMEAPIRQITKNAGDEESVVANNVKAGEGSYGYNAATGEYGDMLEMGILDPTKVTRSALQFAASVAGLMITTEAMVTDLPQKDAGMPDMGGMGGMGGMGMM; translated from the coding sequence ATGGCTGCTAAAGACGTTAAATTTGGTAATGACGCACGTGTAAAAATGCTGGAAGGTGTCAACATTCTGGCTGATGCGGTAAAAGTGACCTTAGGTCCTAAAGGCCGTAACGTAGTACTGGACAAATCGTTCGGTGCCCCAACCATCACCAAAGATGGTGTGTCTGTGGCGCGTGAAATCGAGCTGGAAGACAAGTTCCAGAACATGGGCGCACAAATGGTGAAGCAAGTGGCTTCACAAGCGAACGATGTGGCGGGTGACGGTACAACAACAGCGACCGTGTTGGCACAGTCGATCGTCAACGAAGGCTTAAAAGCCGTTGCTGCGGGCATGAACCCGATGGATCTAAAGCGCGGTATCGACAAAGCGGTAGCAGCGGCGGTTATCGAGCTGAAAGCTCTTTCTAAAGATTGCTCTACCAGCACTGAAATCGAGCAAGTGGGCACTATCTCTGCCAACTCAGACTCAAGTGTGGGTAAAATCATCGCCGAAGCGATGGAAAAAGTGGGTCGCGATGGTGTGATCACGGTTGAAGAAGGTCAAGCGCTGCAAGATGAACTGGACGTGGTTGAAGGCATGCAGTTTGACCGTGGTTACCTATCTCCTTACTTCATCAACAACCAAGAAGCGGGCAGCGTAGAGCTGGAAAGCCCATTCATCCTATTGGTTGATAAAAAGATTTCTAACATCCGTGAATTGCTACCTGCTCTAGAAGCCGTAGCCAAAGCATCACGTCCACTGCTGATCATCGCTGAAGACGTAGAAGGTGAAGCGTTGGCAACTCTGGTTGTCAACAACATGCGTGGCATCGTGAAAGTCGCTGCGGTTAAAGCGCCTGGCTTCGGCGACCGTCGTAAAGCGATGCTACAAGACATCGCGATCCTAACTGGCGGTACGGTGATTTCTGAAGAAGTTGGCCTTGAGCTGGAAAAAGCGACGCTGGAAGATTTGGGTCAAGCGAAACGCGTGTCTATCACCAAAGAAAACACCACCATCATCGATGGTATGGGTGAGGAAGCGATGATCCAAGGTCGCGTGGTACAGATTCGTCAGCAAATCGAAGAAGCGACTTCAGACTACGACAAAGAGAAACTGCAAGAGCGCGTTGCTAAACTAGCGGGCGGTGTTGCGGTTATCAAAGTAGGCGCCGCCACTGAAGTGGAAATGAAAGAGAAAAAAGACCGCGTAGAAGACGCACTGCACGCGACTCGCGCTGCGGTTGAAGAAGGCGTGGTTGCTGGCGGTGGTGTTGCACTGATTCGTGTGGCCTCTAAACTGGTTGACCTGAAAGGTGACAACGAAGAGCAAAACGTGGGTATCCGCGTAGCACTACGTGCGATGGAAGCGCCAATTCGCCAAATCACCAAAAACGCGGGTGATGAAGAATCGGTTGTGGCAAATAACGTGAAAGCGGGTGAAGGCTCTTACGGCTACAACGCGGCAACGGGTGAATACGGCGACATGCTGGAAATGGGTATCCTAGATCCAACTAAAGTAACTCGTTCTGCGCTGCAGTTCGCCGCTTCAGTTGCCGGCCTGATGATCACCACGGAAGCGATGGTGACAGACCTACCTCAAAAAGATGCAGGCATGCCAGATATGGGTGGCATGGGCGGTATGGGTGGCATGGGCATGATGTAA